The stretch of DNA AGTTAAATATGCATTTTGATCAAAGTGGTTTGAACAAATGGCaactagaaaaaataatgaattatatCGTATAGGGCCATTAAACGCCATTAATTTTTGGGTAGAAGCATACTCATCATTGTGAATGATGTacataacaaaattaaaaaaacacactAATTACCTTTAGAGTGATCTAAATTTTCTGCAGTTAAACAACAAAATGTAAGCCATGTTTGTCTAGTAATTTCATTTGTTGGTAGTGGGAAAAATTCTCTACATTCATTCCCAGATTTATTTTTGCATCCAGGAACAGAACAACTATCACTGAAAACCAATAATATATCAGTAATAATTTGTACTAAACAGTAATATTAAATATATCCTGtaattattcaaaatattttacctCATAATGAAATCGTTTGTGGTGGTTTTTATTCTTTAAATTCAAGTCAAGCTcggctttattttgtttatttaccaAACGTCATCCATAAATTATAACCTATTTACTATTTATTCTTCCCTTTTGCTTTTACTTTGAATTGTAGAAAAACAtccacctaaatatttaaaaagtattacATTATAATATTAATGTAATCGAATAAATCTTTTAACGAAAGATAAATAAGaacttttgttttatattttcgtaattttttactTTAGTAGGCATAAAATCGAATATTCTAGATCATTCCACCCTTTCCAATGTGCTGCCAGCTGCCACTGTCTGTAGTTTATAACCTTAAATTTAtattccttttcctttcttcgctCATAAAGAGGGTTAGGTTAGCCTTCACTTGCGTATTTATTTAATTCAAGTATTGAGTTTTGTAATAACAAACTGTTGTCTGTAAAATTTAAGTTCTTAAAGAACCTATTGGATAGTGTATAGGGAAAGTATTCAACAATGACAATGGAGAAAATCGCAGAAGTAAGTATTATCGTAATAATTGAATTCTCTTACTTATTAACAAAAAACCTATTGCAGCTGAAGAAAGACATTGCCGAGCTCGAATTGCTAGAAAAACAAGCCACTAGACAAAAAACTAAAGACATACTGAGCATAGAAATCAGAAAACTGGTATCAGAAGTGGTACTTTTGGAAGAAAAAGTGAAAACTCAAAACAATCCTGTAAACTCTCCAATCCCTAGTCCTTCTACCGGAACCGTAAATAAGAGATAtgaagttaaaataaataattatggtATGTAAGCCCTAAACCATGTGTATATTTTGATtgattttaaatgtaattttagcAATGTATAAATATGCTTTATTTTGTATTTCAGCATGGGATCAGTCTGAAAAGTATGTCAAATTCTATATTACTTTAAAAAATGTACAGAGTGTTCCGGCTGAAAATGTCACTTGTGAATTTACTGCCAAGACTGTAAGTTTAACTGTGAAAGATCTGGATAATAAGGATCATATTTGGCAAATTAAAAATCTATTGAAAAATATCGATCCAGCAAAAAGTACATGGAAAGTTAAAACTGGTAAGATTTTGTGTTTAGTGTAAACTCTTCCACATTGTTTGAGGTTTATTTTCAAGATATTGTGGtaatttgtgatattttttagATATGGTATTGATAAATGCAGCAAAAACATCATCAGATAACTGGTCACATGTCACAGAGTGGGAGAAAAAGGCATCAGACAGTAAAACTCCTAAAATGGACCCTGACAAAATGGATCCTTCAGAGGGACTAATGTCATTGATGAAAAATATGTAAGTTTTACTAACATTTAGATTGAAATACTGTTATTA from Diabrotica undecimpunctata isolate CICGRU chromosome 4, icDiaUnde3, whole genome shotgun sequence encodes:
- the LOC140440366 gene encoding calcyclin-binding protein encodes the protein MTMEKIAELKKDIAELELLEKQATRQKTKDILSIEIRKLVSEVVLLEEKVKTQNNPVNSPIPSPSTGTVNKRYEVKINNYAWDQSEKYVKFYITLKNVQSVPAENVTCEFTAKTVSLTVKDLDNKDHIWQIKNLLKNIDPAKSTWKVKTDMVLINAAKTSSDNWSHVTEWEKKASDSKTPKMDPDKMDPSEGLMSLMKNMYESGDDEMKRTIAKAWTESQGKNQASFM